Proteins from one Calonectris borealis unplaced genomic scaffold, bCalBor7.hap1.2 HAP1_SCAFFOLD_35, whole genome shotgun sequence genomic window:
- the LOC142076187 gene encoding olfactory receptor 14C36-like: MSNGSSITQFLFLAFADTWELQLLHFWLFLGIYLAALLGNGLIITAIACDQRLHTPMYFFLLNLSLLDLGSISTTLPKAMANSLWDTRDISYAGCAAQLLLFVFFIPAEYCLLTVMAYDRYVAICNPLHYGTLLGSRACVHMAAAAWASGFLTALLHTANTFSLPLCHGNAVDQFFCEIPQILKLSCLDAYLREVGLITFSAFVFLGCFVFIVVSYVEIFRAVLRIPSEQGRHKAFSTCLPHLAVVSLFVSTGVFAYLKPPSISSPSLDLVVAVLYSVVPPAVNPLIYSMRNQELKDALRKLAQWTLFHRQ; this comes from the coding sequence atgtctaacggcagctccatcacccagttcctcttcctggccttcgcagacacgtgggagctgcagctcttgcacttctggctcttcctgggcatctacctggctgccctcctgggcaacggcctcatcatcaccgccatagcctgcgaccagcgcctgcacacccccatgtacttcttcctcctcaacctctccctcctcgacctgggctccatctccaccactcttcccaaagccatggccaattccctctgggacaccagggacatctcctacgcaggatgtgctgcacagctccttctgtttgtctttttcattccagcagagtattgtcttctcactgtcatggcctacgaccgctacgttgccatctgcaaccccctgcactacgggaccctcctgggcagcagagcttgtgtccacatggcagcagctgcctgggccagtgggtttctcactgctctcctgcacacggccaatacattttcactacccctctgccacggcaatgctgtggaccagttcttctgtgaaatcccccagatcctcaagctctcctgcttagatgcctacctcagggaggttgggctcatcacatttagtgctttcgtatttttgggatgttttgttttcattgtggtgtcctatgtggagatcttcagggccgtgctgaggatcccctctgagcagggacggcacaaagccttttccacgtgcctccctcacctggccgtggtctccctctttgtcagcactggcgtatttgcctacctgaagcccccctccatctcctccccatccctggatctggtggtggcagtgctgtactcggtggtgcctccagcagtgaaccccctcatctacagcatgaggaaccaggagctcaaggatgccctaaggaaactggcccagtggacgctgtttcaccgacaataa
- the LOC142076232 gene encoding olfactory receptor 14A16-like — MSNGSSITHFLLLAFADTRELQLLHFWLFLGIYLAALLGNGLIITAIACDHRLHTPMYFFLLNLSLLDLGSISTTLPKAMANSLWDTRVISYSGCAAQLFLLACFILAEYFLLTVMAYDRYVAICNPLHYGTLLGSRACVHLAAAAWASGFLTSLLHTANTFSLPLCHGNAVDQFFCEIPPLLKLSCLDAYLREVGLITFSAFQFLGCFLFIVVSYVQIFRAVLRIPSEQGRHKAFSTCLPHLAVVSLFVTTIMFAHMKPLSISSSSLDLVVAVLYSVVPPALNPLIYSMRNKELKDTVRKLFEDKLLQRQ, encoded by the coding sequence atgtccaatggcagctccatcacccacttcctcctcctggccttcgcagacacgcgggagctgcagctcttgcacttctggctcttcctgggcatctacctggctgccctcctgggcaacggcctcatcatcaccgccatagcctgcgaccaccgcctgcacacccccatgtacttctttctcctcaacctctccctcctcgacctgggctccatctccaccactctccccaaagccatggccaattccctctgggacaccagggtcaTCTCCtattcaggatgtgctgcacagctctttcttttagcctgtttcattttagcagagtattttctcctcactgtcatggcctacgaccgctacgttgccatctgcaaccccctgcactacgggaccctcctgggcagcagagcttgtgtccacctggcagcagctgcctgggccagtgggtttctcacttctctcctgcacacggccaatacattttcactacccctctgccacggcaatgctgtggaccagttcttctgtgaaatccccccactcctcaagctctcctgcttagatgcctacctcagggaggttgggctcatcacatttagtgcttttcaatttttggggtgttttcttttcattgtggtgtcctacgtgcagatcttcagggccgtgctgaggatcccctctgagcagggacggcacaaagcattttccacgtgcctccctcacctggccgtggtctccctctttgtcaccaCCATCATGTTTGCCCACATGAAGCCCCTCTCAATCTCCTCCTCATCTCTAGATCTGGttgtggcagtgctgtactcagtggtgcctccagcattgaaccccctcatctacagcatgaggaacaaggagctcaaggacaCCGTGCggaaactatttgaagacaaaCTACTGCAGCGTCAATAA
- the LOC142076188 gene encoding olfactory receptor 14A16-like, which translates to MSNGSSITQFLLLAFADTRELQLLHFWLFLGIYLAALLGNGLIITAIACDHRLHTPMYFFLLNLSLLDLGSISTTVPKAMANSLWDTRDISYAGCAAQLFFFLFSIIGEYCLLTVMAYDRYVAICNPLHYGTLLGSRACVHMAAAAWASGFLYALLHTANTLSLHLCHGNAVDQFFCEIPQILKLSCSHSYLREVGLLLVSACLLFGCFVFIVVSYVQIFRAVLRIPSEQGRHKAFSTCLPHLAVVSLFVSTGMFAYLKPPSISSSFSDLVMAVLYAVVPPAVNPLIYSMRNQELKDALRKLAQWTLFHRQ; encoded by the coding sequence atgtccaacggcagctccatcacccagttcctcctcctggccttcgcagacacgcgggagctgcagctcttgcacttctggctcttcctgggcatctacctggctgccctcctgggcaacggcctcatcatcaccgccatagcctgcgaccaccgcctccacacccccatgtacttcttcctcctcaacctctccctcctcgacctgggctccatctccaccactgttcccaaagccatggccaattccctctgggacaccagggacatctcctacgcaggatgtgctgcacagctcttcttctttctcttctcgaTTATAGgggagtattgtcttctcactgtcatggcctacgaccgctacgttgccatctgcaaccccctgcactacgggaccctcctgggcagcagagcttgtgtccacatggcagcagctgcctgggccagtgggtttctctatgctctcctgcacacggccaatacattgtcactacacctctgccacggcaatgctgtggaccagttcttctgtgaaatcccccagatcctcaagctctcctgctcacactcctacctcagggaggttgggcttcttttGGTTAGTGCATGTTTactatttgggtgttttgttttcattgtggtgtcctacgtgcagatcttcagggccgtgctgaggatcccctctgagcagggacggcacaaagccttttccacgtgcctccctcacctggccgtggtctctctctttgtcagcactggcatgtttgcctacctgaagcccccctccatctcttcctcattttcagaCCTAGTGATGGCAGTGCTGTACGCAGtagtgcctccagcagtgaaccccctcatctacagcatgaggaaccaggagctcaaggatgccctaaggaaactggcccagtggacactgtttcaccgacaataa